A region from the Lolium perenne isolate Kyuss_39 chromosome 4, Kyuss_2.0, whole genome shotgun sequence genome encodes:
- the LOC127296256 gene encoding uncharacterized protein, with product MAPPTAPKKMAKKAAKKPPGNGTKGATAPFARPRKAPALKKKPEGWTDDEWQQDCLRRKLSTAERKGRRAVELEKKALAARQQQHILAGCIAATNASPYSTNVPVYVPGVFSPSSSAFYNDGPSGTPGCVTPNLSPHYQDALPHGGFNPNNLYSPAYEQHEPGPGPDGAPFTGRRGPLEYDGAGAEEDGGVEEEDDEEEDDEEDDDEDEEGGEEEDDEGAGDDDLVEVDADGVRTKKKKKASGTRGPKWTPLEDLCLCESWATVSHDFIIGANQKGGKYWARIKAEFDERKLINSDYNKVTMKRSQKAMSTRWAIIQASVNSFHGYHQDLETRGDSGADVAQLVRLFLP from the coding sequence atggcgccgccgacagcccccaaaaagatggcgaagaaagcggccaagaagccaccGGGCAATGGGACGAAAGGGGCGACAGCGCCGTTcgcgaggccgcggaaggcaccggctttgaagaagaagcctgaaggatggaccgacgatgaatggcagcaagattgcctgcgccggaagctatcgacggcggagcggaaaggacggagggcggtggagctggagaagaaggctctggcggcgcgccagcaACAACACATActggccgggtgtatcgccgccaccaacgcgagcccatatagtacgaacgtgccggtgtacgttccgggagtcttctctccgtcgtcatccgccttctacaacgacggcccctccggcactcctgggtgcgtgacgcctaacttgtcgccgcactaccaggatgcgctgccgcacggcggcttcaaccccaacaacctctactccccggcgtacgagcagcacgagccaggacccggtccggacggcgcccctttcaccggccgcaggggtccgctcgaatacgacggcgccggtgctgaggaggacggcggtgttgaggaggaggacgacgaggaagaggacgacgaggaggacgacgatgaggatgaagagggcggcgaggaagaggacgacgagggtgccggtgacgatgatctcgtagaggtagacgcggacggcgtgaggacgaagaagaagaagaaggcgtcgggcacacgggGCCCGAAGTGGACGCCTCTGGAAGATCTTTGTCTATGCGAGTcatgggcgacggtgagccatgacttcatcatcggcgccaaccaaaaaggcgggaagtattgggcgaggatcaaggccgagttcgatgagcgcaagctcatcaacagcgactacaacaaagtgacaatgaagaggagccagaaggcaatgtcgacgcgatgggccatcatccaggcgtcggtgaactccttccatgggtaccatcaggacttagagaccagaggcgacagcggcgccgacgtcgcccaactggtacgactctttcttccataa